In one window of Longimicrobium sp. DNA:
- a CDS encoding ABC transporter permease, with product MSASTIPAAATPAMPAPRPRWRRRLRRYGPAWTGGAIVIAWVLVAVLAPWISPYPPDAQDVVNRLQPPTTAHWLGTDVLGRDVFSRLLHGARLSLLAGFTVVLLGAAIGTTVGIVAAWARGIWDEALMRLTDLVLCFPPIILALAIAAALGIGTRNTILAMLVVWWPKFARLGRALALVQRSQEYVEAATVLGLRPSRILARHILPNTLGPLAVLVTLDLGNAILTFAGLSFLGLGVVPPTAEWGSMVAEGRELVEQWWVAAFPGLAILTVVVGFNFCGDGLRDWLDPKGRSR from the coding sequence ATGAGCGCGAGCACGATCCCCGCCGCCGCCACGCCGGCCATGCCGGCACCGCGTCCGCGTTGGCGCCGCCGGCTGCGCCGCTACGGCCCGGCCTGGACGGGGGGCGCCATCGTGATCGCCTGGGTGCTGGTCGCCGTCCTGGCGCCCTGGATCTCCCCCTATCCCCCGGATGCGCAGGACGTGGTGAACCGGCTGCAGCCGCCCACCACGGCGCATTGGCTGGGCACGGACGTGCTGGGGCGGGATGTCTTCTCCCGCCTGCTGCACGGCGCGCGCCTGTCGCTGCTGGCGGGCTTCACCGTGGTGCTGCTCGGCGCCGCCATCGGCACCACGGTCGGCATCGTCGCCGCTTGGGCCCGCGGCATCTGGGACGAGGCGCTGATGCGCCTGACCGACCTCGTGCTCTGCTTCCCCCCGATCATCCTGGCCCTCGCCATCGCCGCGGCGCTGGGCATCGGCACGCGGAACACCATCCTGGCCATGCTGGTGGTGTGGTGGCCGAAATTCGCCCGCCTGGGCCGCGCGCTCGCGCTGGTGCAGCGCAGCCAGGAATACGTGGAAGCCGCGACGGTGCTGGGCCTGCGTCCCAGCCGCATCCTGGCCCGCCACATCCTGCCGAACACGCTCGGACCGCTGGCGGTGCTGGTCACGCTGGATCTCGGCAACGCCATCCTCACCTTCGCGGGCCTGTCCTTCCTCGGCTTGGGCGTGGTGCCGCCCACGGCGGAGTGGGGCTCCATGGTCGCGGAGGGACGGGAGCTGGTGGAGCAATGGTGGGTGGCGGCCTTCCCCGGCCTTGCGATCCTGACCGTGGTGGTGGGCTTCAACTTCTGCGGCGACGGGCTGCGCGATTGGCT